One part of the Tachyglossus aculeatus isolate mTacAcu1 chromosome 26, mTacAcu1.pri, whole genome shotgun sequence genome encodes these proteins:
- the CIB1 gene encoding calcium and integrin-binding protein 1 isoform X3: MGGSPSRLSKDHAHKRFSELLPQDRQNNDDSLRERVSREHILSLPELKANPFGQRICHVFSTDQPEGSLSFEDFLDLLSVFSDAATPEVKSHYAFRIFGSPLGLPDFDDDGTLNREDLKQLVNCLTGEGQETELSASEMKQLIDNILEESDIDKDGTINLSEFQHVISRSPDFNNSFKIVL, from the exons ATGGGGGGCTCCCCCAGTCGCCTGTCCAAGGACCA TGCCCACAAGAGGTTCAGTGAGCTGCTGCCCCAGGACCGCCAGAACAACGATGACTCCTTGAGAGAGCGAGTCTCCCGCGAGCACATTCTCTCTCTGCCAGAGCTCAAG GCCAACCCCTTCGGGCAGCGTATCTGCCACGTTTTCTCCACGGACCAGCCCGAGGGCAGCCTCAGCTTCGAGGACTTCCTGGATCTCCTCAGCGTGTTCAGCGACGCGGCCACCCCCGAAGTCAAGTCTCACTACGCCTTCCGCATCTTCG GCTCCCCCCTTGGTCTCCCAGACTTCGACGACGACGGGACCCTGAACAGAGAGGACCTGAAGCAGCTGGTCAACTGCCTGACTGGGGAGGGCCAGGAAACGGAGCTCAGCGCCTCCGAGATGAAGCAGCTCATCGATAAC ATCCTGGAGGAGTCCGACATCGATAAGGACGGCACCATTAACCTCTCGGAGTTCCAGCACGTCATCTCCCGCT
- the CIB1 gene encoding calcium and integrin-binding protein 1 isoform X2, which produces MGGSPSRLSKDQLSEYQELTFLTKQEILLAHKRFSELLPQDRQNNDDSLRERVSREHILSLPELKANPFGQRICHVFSTDQPEGSLSFEDFLDLLSVFSDAATPEVKSHYAFRIFDFDDDGTLNREDLKQLVNCLTGEGQETELSASEMKQLIDNILEESDIDKDGTINLSEFQHVISRSPDFNNSFKIVL; this is translated from the exons ATGGGGGGCTCCCCCAGTCGCCTGTCCAAGGACCAGTTGAGCGAGTACCAG GAGCTGACGTTTCTGACGAAGCAGGAGATTTTGCT TGCCCACAAGAGGTTCAGTGAGCTGCTGCCCCAGGACCGCCAGAACAACGATGACTCCTTGAGAGAGCGAGTCTCCCGCGAGCACATTCTCTCTCTGCCAGAGCTCAAG GCCAACCCCTTCGGGCAGCGTATCTGCCACGTTTTCTCCACGGACCAGCCCGAGGGCAGCCTCAGCTTCGAGGACTTCCTGGATCTCCTCAGCGTGTTCAGCGACGCGGCCACCCCCGAAGTCAAGTCTCACTACGCCTTCCGCATCTTCG ACTTCGACGACGACGGGACCCTGAACAGAGAGGACCTGAAGCAGCTGGTCAACTGCCTGACTGGGGAGGGCCAGGAAACGGAGCTCAGCGCCTCCGAGATGAAGCAGCTCATCGATAAC ATCCTGGAGGAGTCCGACATCGATAAGGACGGCACCATTAACCTCTCGGAGTTCCAGCACGTCATCTCCCGCT
- the CIB1 gene encoding calcium and integrin-binding protein 1 isoform X1, which translates to MGGSPSRLSKDQLSEYQELTFLTKQEILLAHKRFSELLPQDRQNNDDSLRERVSREHILSLPELKANPFGQRICHVFSTDQPEGSLSFEDFLDLLSVFSDAATPEVKSHYAFRIFGSPLGLPDFDDDGTLNREDLKQLVNCLTGEGQETELSASEMKQLIDNILEESDIDKDGTINLSEFQHVISRSPDFNNSFKIVL; encoded by the exons ATGGGGGGCTCCCCCAGTCGCCTGTCCAAGGACCAGTTGAGCGAGTACCAG GAGCTGACGTTTCTGACGAAGCAGGAGATTTTGCT TGCCCACAAGAGGTTCAGTGAGCTGCTGCCCCAGGACCGCCAGAACAACGATGACTCCTTGAGAGAGCGAGTCTCCCGCGAGCACATTCTCTCTCTGCCAGAGCTCAAG GCCAACCCCTTCGGGCAGCGTATCTGCCACGTTTTCTCCACGGACCAGCCCGAGGGCAGCCTCAGCTTCGAGGACTTCCTGGATCTCCTCAGCGTGTTCAGCGACGCGGCCACCCCCGAAGTCAAGTCTCACTACGCCTTCCGCATCTTCG GCTCCCCCCTTGGTCTCCCAGACTTCGACGACGACGGGACCCTGAACAGAGAGGACCTGAAGCAGCTGGTCAACTGCCTGACTGGGGAGGGCCAGGAAACGGAGCTCAGCGCCTCCGAGATGAAGCAGCTCATCGATAAC ATCCTGGAGGAGTCCGACATCGATAAGGACGGCACCATTAACCTCTCGGAGTTCCAGCACGTCATCTCCCGCT